Proteins encoded in a region of the Vicia villosa cultivar HV-30 ecotype Madison, WI linkage group LG5, Vvil1.0, whole genome shotgun sequence genome:
- the LOC131604000 gene encoding uncharacterized protein LOC131604000 isoform X1, with protein MSSSSVTQTKTEQQHLMKSRKPRNQIQNHHKPISEMDQQTQTTRSNFTISSLLLSTLSNETAVSQQPTNKKINFLSAAASFRGLGCTAGASQQVSVPAVIRASADWTHQGKKTRKKKHKRGSAGGSSRNSSNDGSSAATCVDFQDVWCGPAASVDCVVSKKNVSSRAKIDLEKITHREPSSSFRRRTTTVYPEAFSFPDTDPEIFTACSFGTSAYPRHIRDLSSDDLSEIMVLQGRILMGGGRYNSRDLFRDLRLDVDNMSYEQLLELGERIGHVNTGLKQDEMEPHIRKTKLRFSDDASKHQVDKKCSICQEEFEEDDEIGKLKCDHLYHFECIQQWVAHKNFCPVCKEQVAARH; from the exons ATGTCTTCTTCTTCTgtcacacaaacaaaaacagaaCAACAACATTTGATGAAATCGAGAAAACCCAGAAACCAAATCCAAAACCACCACAAACCCATTTCAGAAATGGATCAACAAACCCAAACCACTCGTTCCAACTTCACAATCTCATCTCTTCTTCTCTCCACACTCTCCAATGAAACCGCTGTTTCTCAGCAACCCACCAACAAAAAGATCAACTTTTTATCTGCGGCAGCTAGTTTCAGAGGTTTGGGATGCACTGCCGGGGCTTCTCAGCAAGTGTCGGTGCCGGCGGTGATTCGTGCTTCTGCAGATTGGACTCATCAAgggaagaaaaccagaaaaaagaAGCATAAGAGGGGTTCTGCAGGAGGAAGTAGCAGGAATAGTAGTAATGATGGTTCTTCTGCTGCTacttgtgttgattttcaagatGTTTGGTGTGGACCTGCTGCTTCTGTTGATTGTGTGGTTTCAAAGAAGAATGTGTCTTCAAGGGCTAAGATTGATTTGGAAAAGATAACTCACAGAGAG CCTTCATCTTCATTCCGAAGGCGTACTACTACTGTCTATCCAGAAGCCTTCTCTTTTCCGGATACGGATCCTGAAATTTTCACGGCATGCTCTTTTGGAACTTCAGCATACCCTCGCCATATCAGAGATCTCTCTTCTGATGATTTATCTGAG ATAATGGTGCTTCAAGGAAGAATACTAATGGGAGGAGGACGATACAATTCGCGCGACCTTTTCAGAGATTTGAGACTAGATGTTGATAACATGTCATATGAG CAATTGCTTGAACTTGGTGAGAGAATCGGTCATGTCAATACTGGACTTAAACAAGATGAAATGGAACCTCACATAAGGAAAACTAAACTTCGATTCTCCGATGATGCATCAAAACATCAAGTAGACAAAAAATGCAGCATTTGTCAG GAGgagtttgaagaagatgatgagattGGGAAGCTGAAGTGTGATCATTTGTATCACTTTGAATGCATACAACAATGGGTTGCACACAAAAATTTCTGTCCTGTGTGTAAGGAGCAGGTTGCAGCTAGACATTGA